One region of Streptomyces rishiriensis genomic DNA includes:
- a CDS encoding PH domain-containing protein, which translates to MALFGNAHPIDPAQAQQDYARLLGQGEHVQAAFLLIRDTILFTDRRLILVDKQGITGKKTEYHSIPYRSITHFAVETAGTFDLDAELKIWVSGSSVPIQKTFTKGVDIYEVQAILTQFVAK; encoded by the coding sequence ATGGCACTCTTCGGCAACGCACACCCGATCGACCCGGCGCAGGCGCAGCAGGACTACGCCCGGCTGCTGGGCCAGGGCGAGCATGTGCAGGCCGCCTTTCTGCTGATCCGCGACACCATCCTGTTCACGGACCGCCGGCTGATCCTCGTCGACAAGCAGGGAATCACCGGCAAGAAGACCGAGTACCACTCCATTCCGTACCGCAGCATCACGCACTTCGCGGTGGAGACGGCCGGCACCTTCGACCTGGACGCCGAGCTGAAGATCTGGGTGTCCGGCTCGTCCGTGCCGATCCAGAAGACGTTCACCAAGGGGGTCGACATCTACGAGGTGCAGGCGATCCTCACGCAGTTCGTCGCGAAGTAG
- a CDS encoding pectate lyase family protein, with product MAAPSHRRSLRSRRVLVVSAAAVAAAVGAGVVVMNANAGTVDLYHQTLAAKDGWASSGTGTTGGTKADAAHTFTVSTRAQLVKALGSASDTTPRIIKVKGTIDANTDDAGKKLTCADYASGTGYSLSAYLKAYDPSSYGTSKLPSGTQEKARAAAQTKQAKNIVFKVPANTSVVGVPGTNAGISGGMLQIQNVDNVVVRNLTFGGTEDCFPQWDPTDGDDGNWNSNYDSVTLRGATHVWADHNTFTDAPHLDSANPTYCGREYQIHDGALDITKSSDLVTVSRNQFTNHDKTMLIGSSDSEPSGKLRVSIHHNIWKGIVQRAPLARVGQVHIYNNYYDVTTLNGYATQYSINSRAKAQVVAENNYWKVPAGGKVAKLLSGDGTGAVKGSGNLVNGMVTDVVAAYNAASSKDLKTTVNWTPALTADLETSAKNLPTTLATTTGASVLK from the coding sequence GTGGCAGCTCCCTCCCACCGCCGGTCCCTCCGCTCGCGCCGCGTCCTCGTCGTCTCCGCCGCCGCCGTGGCCGCGGCCGTCGGCGCCGGTGTCGTCGTGATGAACGCGAACGCCGGGACCGTCGACCTGTACCACCAGACGCTCGCTGCGAAGGACGGCTGGGCCTCCTCCGGCACGGGCACCACCGGTGGCACCAAGGCCGACGCCGCGCACACCTTCACGGTGTCCACCCGCGCCCAGCTGGTGAAGGCGCTGGGGTCCGCCTCCGACACCACCCCCCGGATCATCAAGGTCAAGGGCACGATCGACGCCAACACCGACGACGCGGGCAAGAAGCTGACCTGCGCCGACTACGCGTCGGGCACGGGCTACTCGCTGTCCGCCTATCTGAAGGCGTACGACCCCTCCTCGTACGGGACCTCCAAGCTGCCCTCCGGCACCCAGGAGAAGGCCCGCGCCGCCGCGCAGACCAAGCAGGCGAAGAACATCGTCTTCAAGGTGCCCGCCAACACCAGTGTCGTGGGTGTGCCCGGCACCAACGCCGGGATCTCCGGCGGCATGCTCCAGATCCAGAACGTGGACAACGTCGTCGTCCGCAACCTGACCTTCGGCGGCACCGAGGACTGCTTCCCGCAGTGGGACCCGACGGACGGCGACGACGGGAACTGGAACTCCAACTACGACTCCGTCACCCTGCGCGGGGCGACCCACGTGTGGGCCGACCACAACACGTTCACCGACGCGCCGCACCTCGACAGTGCCAACCCCACGTACTGCGGCCGCGAGTACCAGATCCACGACGGCGCCCTGGACATCACCAAGAGCTCGGACCTGGTGACCGTCTCGCGCAACCAGTTCACCAACCACGACAAGACGATGCTGATCGGCAGCAGCGACAGCGAGCCCAGCGGCAAGCTGCGCGTCTCCATCCACCACAACATCTGGAAGGGCATCGTCCAGCGCGCCCCGCTGGCCCGGGTCGGCCAGGTGCACATCTACAACAACTACTACGACGTCACGACCCTCAACGGCTACGCGACGCAGTACAGCATCAACTCGCGCGCCAAGGCCCAGGTCGTCGCCGAGAACAACTACTGGAAGGTCCCGGCCGGCGGCAAGGTCGCGAAGCTGCTCAGCGGCGACGGAACCGGCGCGGTCAAGGGCTCCGGCAACCTCGTCAACGGCATGGTCACCGACGTCGTCGCCGCGTACAACGCCGCCTCGTCGAAGGACCTGAAGACGACGGTCAACTGGACCCCGGCCCTGACGGCGGACCTGGAGACGTCGGCGAAGAACCTGCCCACGACCCTGGCGACGACCACGGGCGCGAGCGTCCTGAAGTAA